A stretch of DNA from Salvelinus sp. IW2-2015 linkage group LG20, ASM291031v2, whole genome shotgun sequence:
TATGCAGGTACACTTtactacactacagtatgtgTGCATGCACATATTCACACTCACTCTTAAACACATCGCACATTAgtattatactgtacatgtaaatatgCTTTCCTATATATCAACAGTCTGTGTACACTTTCACTCTTCACACGAAACATAGACCAAGTAGTCATTCATTGCAATCAAACAAAGCCCTTTTCAAATAGCTAtgcatttgaaatcaaacaatctCCTAATTGATGATAATTTAAGATGTATAGAGGGAAAATAAAGAGCAGACAGAGGTCTAAATTAGAGAGCTTGcgtctggacagagagagaaaggctcTGAGTCTGTATACAGCACAGATGAAAGAGCAGAAACAGTGAAAATGAAGAGACTGAGAAAAAGCGGACTTGGACTTTGGTTTCTGTTTCACTTTAATTTAAATAAGTACAAGGCCATTTACTGTACTTGCCCTGTTGGGAACAATTTAAGCTAACAACAGCCATTTTACTGTGCCATGTACTATATGTGTCACCAGGCCATTATGAGTAAGGACATTGGGGTTTGGCGAGGACGAGGCTTGGATAAAACCCAGATAGCACCCTGTGAACAAAGAGTATACACTTTCTCATTCATTATTCCTTTGTTTGGGGGTGACATAAAATCTCAGCCTCACCAATGGTTGTACTGGGCCCACTGTCCTGTCTGTYYTGTGGAGWGAATGGACAAGGAGGGAGAAGGAATGAGAGGAAACAAGCTAGACCAGTTAGCAGTCCAAAAAAGAGGTTGCTGCTACATGTGACACGGGGCCTTATAACAGCTACGTCAATGGTTACCATTAGCCTAGCGCTYGGGTCAGCTTGGTGAYGARTGAGGTCAGGRGTGGCACGCACTGTGGGCTCAAGGAACGTAACAAGGTCAAAGGGCATCGGAAACTGGGTCACCTGTGCCTGTTGATCAGTTGTAATGAAGCTTACTGACTCTGCCCACCCCCCCGCCTCACCTCACCTCTAAGATGTCACAGAAAGCATCCTTGTTCTCAACCTCGCCCCCTGTCTGCTGGGACCCCTCAAAAATCCCAGATATCCCTGCAATTTCCGGTGCAATGTTTGTTTGGCGGCTAATGGGAAAGGGGCGGgtggacttaaaaaaaaaaagagcctgACTCACAAACATTTTGGGCTGTGTTTGAGGGTAAACACATAAACGGCAGGCTGTGCGAGGCGGGCAGTGAGGAGGACTGAGACGCCGGTGTTCTGGCCCTGACACGCCGCTCCCACCACAGGCTGCACACAGAGCACAGCACTGTTCAGGCCCCAACCGACACCTCAAAAATAACATGGGCCTCCTCTCTGATCAGGGGAGGGGGCCCTCTGCGGGGGATATCTGGACACGGTCTATAGACGGACAAGGCAGGGCACACCATTACTGAAACACTGAGGTTAGTTCACTTGTTGATGTTAATCCTGAGAAACAACAATGCCCTGGATCTTTCAAACTATACATGCTACTTTTAATGCAATTGAAATGTGACAGGACAGCATATCCTTAGAAACTATTCATGTGATTATTTGTAAAGGACGTACAGTATAATAGGCAAGAGCAACATACATTATACCTGGATAAGACTTGTTAAGGATGTGTAGGCGTAATGAGCTATATGCAAATACATTATATAACCTTACATAAGCTAAGTATCAGTCAGAATATGCCGAAGTAACAAGACAGAAAACTGCATACAGCATAAACACAAATGGGCCTCTTGAGTTGAGAGACCCCTTTCCTTTGCTGGACAATATCACTTCCTCCTGAacgggagagagtggaggaggggtaCAGGCAAGGGATGGAAGGGGGCGTGTGGGGAGGTGCATGGCGAAGGTGGTGGGGAGTTTTCGGGAAGCAGCAGGGGTACATGCAGGAGGGAACCAGACTGACAGATAGGCGGGAGGAAGTGGGGGCGTCTGTCTCTCCTGTGGTTGGCTGCTGGATGTGAATACCCCTCTCTGTGTCCAGCCATCCTCTCTCTGAACCCACTCTGCTGCTGTTTACTTCTGTTGGGGGAAGtggcctcctcctctctatctctaatCCCCAGACTCTGTAACCACTGGCACAGTCcaccatctccctctgtctctggggTGAAGGACGGGACATATCTGTCATTGGCTTGGTCCTCTCCTTTACAGTCcagcctcctccttctcctcttcacctTCTGCTTCTctttcactcctccctctccagtCCCAAGATCATCTCGCATTTTAAGAGGAGACACTGCTCTGCCCCATCTTGCCCTGCCTTTGATATGGGTCCTTAAGGGTGGGGAATCCTGAGAAAAAGGCTGTCCGCCCTGCTGTCTGCTTTCAGCACCGACTATGAATGAGAGTGTATCTGTGAGAGGTCCTGTTGGTGGTTCTAATACAGTGAGCCCATGTGCACTCATGAGTCTCTTgggctgtgtttgtgtctctgagtCTGTGTTTATGTGAACGTCCTTCTCTGACACTACGTCATTGTGAGTCAGTTGATGTGGGAGTGTGTTGATGTGGGTGCCTGACAGTAAATCTTGGAGGGTGTGTGTTCCTGAAACCTCGCTGGCGTGTGTATTCGCAGGCAGAACCGCTCTGGATCTGCGGAATATGGAGCGGAGACGTCGGTGGGGTGGTAGGCTGGCCGACAGCCCCGACGGTCCGATGCTCCGGAACAAAGGTGGGGGGCAGAGGGTGATAGAGGGTCTCATCTCTTCACCCGTCCTCTGGAGCATTacatctgctcctctctcctcctccccctcttgaAGGTGCCTGCAGAAGTCATCAGATCTGTCCCCACGTTCAAACTGCCAGTGTCGGGAAGGCTGGGACATTTTCCCTTGTTACAGGTGGAGGTAGATAGGAGTCTGTGTTTAATGGTATTGGATGGGGTAAAACATTTCACTTGGTAAGATGACCACCTCTGGTTGATATGCTCAGGGAAGACCTCTTGTTAGGCTTTTCCTAAATGtacttcgtttttttttttaatcctgaagTCACTTCACCAATGTCCGGATAGGTCATAAACATCTTGTTCAACGAGGCACCCTATAAGTAGACAGTGGATACAAATTCACAGAATTAACACAGAGCACARgaggttggtggcaccttaattggggaggacggggtcATGGTAATGGTTGGAggggaattagtggaatggtatcaaatacatcaaacacatggtttccatttgctccgttccagMcattattatgagccgtcctcccctcaacagcctccactgacacagagTTATTCAGAGTTAAGTCATCAAAGCTATTGCACTACATCCAGAGAAAACTGTCCATATCCAAGAAATCACTGTGACATAATACAGCAGTGGTGAAacaggggaggctggtgggagcagctataggaggacaggctcgttgtaatggctggaatggaataaatgggacggtatcaaacacatcaaacatatggaaaccacaggTATGACTCCGTTCTataaattccattccagccattacaatgagcctgtcctccgatagctcctcccaccagcctccactgctgtgaaAAGACAGAATAATAAACACAGAGAGGAAAGGACAGTCAAAGAGAAAACATTGAGTGCAATGCAATGAGTATGTGTACAAAAGCTAATTCATGGTAAGAAGTACTACAGGTCTACAAAGAATACGTGAAAGCCACTCACAGGGTCAGGTGTATTCTCTCTGCCTTCTCAGTTCTCAACTTCAGGAATGAGCTGTCTTTGATTGAATATCCATTCATTGTTAATGCAGTAGTCTGGTCCTCCTGTCcacatcatcagcagcagcagcaatgcCTTGCCCCCATTTCTGAatccattgtctgtctgtctgctgtctactctactctctccactctccttatCTAGTCTCAGTCTCCTCTGCACCTCACACCCACATCTCTCTACCTTTCATCTGGTGGCCATCTGACATGAAAGGTGGTCGAGACAGCCTCACTTCTCACTTTCATTTTAGTCTCCCCATCAATTATGAATGAATAGCTCTCTGAAGAGAAAGGGCCAGCATGGTACCCATATTGATAATTTCGCTTAGGTGAATTTATAGGTGCCTGAGCTCAATGCAGTGAACTTTGTAGGCAGATAGCCTATGGCGGTTTAGAGCGCtggggcagtaaccgaaaggtcgttggtttgaatccctgagccgtgAAGGTGGAAAAAATATACCGTTCTGTCCTTGAGAAAGGCAGTTAACctccaacaactgctccccgggcaccGATGACGTAGACGTCGATTAAGGCATCCGCCAGTACCTCTGTGATTCAGAGgcgttaaatgcggaagacacatttcgtttgaatgcattcagttgtgcaactgactaggtatcgccATTCCATCTGTTAAATCTTAAAGATTGAAAGCAGCTCCTTAGGGTAATTTTGTATGGGTATCCGCAATATTTTGCGATGTATGATTAATTGACAAAGGTAGACAATAATATCTCCTTCTGTGTCAGATTCCGTGTGGTGGGGTATCCACGATTTGCAAATCCACCTCACCTCTATCTCGAGGTCTTCCCATTGTTTTGCTAGAGAACCTTTCATAACCCTTCAAGTGCACTGGCGCACTGTAGTTCTGAATTTTAACTCGTGGCGGCGCTACTCGCCCAAACTTAAACATGAGACCCACAAATAATCttagcgtttaaaaaaaaaatctgaaccgTAAACGGAAGTACTTCATACAGGACGATAGTGCACAGAACGGTAAGTGTTTTGTGTTATTTGTCTGTGTCACTACAATGATATTCTGGGTGACATTGGCACGTAATGGCAGTCGGTTTTCTCCGGTTTGTGGATGTGGGCGTTTTATAATGGGAGGACACAGGCGcgtggaaagagagaaggaagacgcAGGCAAAGTCACACGGAGGTTATTCGAAGAAAAAGCTAAGCCCAGTTCGTAAATACGCACAAAGTGGTTGCGAAACACGACACCGTTCTATTGGATGGTCAAGCCACTAGAAAAATAACTCTATTTGTGGTGgtttatttcccccccccaatcAGCAGTTGTCAGtgaagttagctaacgttagctagctaggaatCTGTTTGAATCTAGTTCCCTGCTGTTTATGTTATGCATAGCCACTAAGCCAGCCATCTCTCACACACCTACATGTTACTGTATGGTGGTAAACATTAATGCCTTGTATAGGTGTCCTCCCCCTGATGTCACTGTCCAACCATAGTAGCTTTGCCTGAGTAGTGGACCAGTTTTGTATTATGGTGCCATGACATTACATTTATTGATCAGTCTTCTGTTCTCTTCCCCCTATATGTCTCCTTTCAGATGGCTCACCGGCTGCTAGTCTGTAGAATTTGGACCCTCTCAGTAAAAGACCTWMGCTGTCTCCcggcctccacctcctccttctctacctccctgCGTTCATCCActacccctctatccctcctttcCCCCAAACGCACTCTGCCCCGCTCCCTGCCCCACACTTCCCGCAGAGAGGTCTCCTTCAATGTGCAGGACCATGAGGACTTCACAGAGAGAGTCATCAACAGTGANNNNNNNNNNNNNNNNNNNNNNNNNNNNNNNNNNNNNNNNNNNNNNNNNNNNNNNNNNNNNNNNNNNNNNNNNNNNNNNNNNNNNNNNNNNNNNNNNNNNTGGCCAAAGACAGACCAGGAACCATGCCATGCCATAACTATGGGGCGTTCTGGCTCCTTGAACAACCAGATGTAGATCATATCAATTGGAATAGCCAGGGTTTTTTGTTTGGATAAACTTGCAAACCTTACGAGAGTTGTTTACTGGATTCCTTTCAATGAAAAATCTGTCATTAGTCATTTCTACCAAAATGTACTCATCACTCATCATGAAATAAAATGAACATGAGAAAAGGAAAGAATGTAGCTCTACAACTGACCTGCCACATCCTTTCCAGACAATCGCCAGAACAAACATGACATTTCCAGTGGATGCCATACTGATGGGTCTAACCTTTCAGTTAGGAAGCTActtcaacacaacacaacactccaTCACTGAGATAGCTTTCCTGCATACCAATAATGGCTCATTAAACTTACAGTATGTGCCGAGGCCATAAGCCCCATTACGTTTCTCCTGTACTGCATACTAGGTCTTTCTCCTGGTTGATGACATATGTTGTCATGATGAGAAAACATACATTTCCACTATGACTATTTCGATCTCATTGGACTGTTGACCCTATGTCCTAAATTATCTTTCACAATGAACATTTCCACTTATTTTCCCCCAAAGAGAATGCCTTTAGACATCAAAGCCTTTTTAGTGTCAAATCCCGAGTGTTGAGTCCAAAAGAAGTGTGTAACTACAGAGTTACATCTAGTGAAGCGTTCTCAGGTTACAGTACAAAGAACCAAATCAAGATCAAACCAGATTCAGCAATTAACTTGGTCACTTTAGCTTACAACGCATAAGAAGAACCACAGTATAAGTAGCCAGCAATAATATGGTTGACAAACCCTTAAAAGACACTCAAGCTGATTTAAGGCACCACTAGCAGTGCTATGGTTTCTCATTAGAGAGACCAAACACTGAAGCAATCCTCTGTCTTCCCCCGAAGGTAGATGACGTGTGCTCTAACCAAGTTCAGATGCACTGTGGCAGATAGAATCTGCTACTCATGCTTCTGCATCACACTGGTGTTTGCTATGAAAcaaagacttgctttaagtgagtgagagagcgagagagagagagagagagagagagcgagagagagagagagcgtgtgtgcaGAGCATGGCTAAGACACCCACACGTTCCAATGTGATCTGGATACAGGTACCCACATGTGAAGAGAGTTAGTAGGTCTTGCCACAGCTTTAAGCCCAATTCTgggcaaataaaataaatggactTGGTTTTGGCTACATAAACCACCTGGCATGTTGATACAACCAAGATAAATGCCTAGTTGGATCAAGGCCTGACAGCCTAGCTAGAACACATGAGCATAGTGTCAGGGTTGAGGGTTTGGGCTGATTGATTACAGGTTATAAAACATTGAGATTACAAGCCCTTAGCCTAGTGTTATTCATTATTGAGKGAGGTCTGCGTAGTTGGCACAGtttgaccctgtctgtcagtccagGAAGGAGGTGTATCGCCTTCCACCTGGTTTTAGATGTTATCTGAGTGGCCAAGCCAAGGGTCTGACACTGTAGGAATACTATCTCAGAGGAAATAGACTTTCTAGCCTAGCCATTTGTGATTACAGTGCCTCGACATTACAGTGGACTCTGTAAATCCagacacttttatttattataatgatCAATAAAGATTGTGCTACCACGGGGAGCATGCTGATACAATTCAGTAACTTTGGCTCTTGGTTTTCCTTGGTTTTCACAGAGGAATCTCCTCTACACCCACTACCTTCCCATTCTTGCTGCTCTGCTCCTCATCCCCTGCTAGGCTCTCTGCAGCGCAGTGCACATGGTGGGAAAGCCAGAGGGAAATCCCTGTAGGCCTCTGACTTCTCTTTGAAGGCCATGCAGGCTATGCGGCACGCAGGCAGCTGCCAAGAAGAGTCTACGGAAAGGCATTCCTCTGGCTGTGTGGGTCACATCATCTtcaacacacacatggatgcatgcacacacacttacatacacacacttacatacacatacacacacatgcacaatcagatcacacacacacacacatgaccacaAACGCACACAGGGATGGGCAAAAGTGACACACTGATCACTGTAAAGTACCTCAGCTGGATTGCCGCTGTCACATTTATATTTATTGCAAATTATGAGAATGAGATACTGAACCCAATGCCTGGACATAAAATCAGTCAATACATGGTGAGAAAGACGGCAACAAACACTCCTGATCATTAAATACACACCACTGTGTATTTAGTCTGCCAAATATTTGAGTGTAAGAATTGAAGTGAGCCACAGTTCTTTATTCGATATTTCTCTTCTATTATTTTCTTCATAGAGCAACCCACAGAGCACCAGTAGATGGCGCTGCAGTGCATTAGCTGGAGTGAGTCACTTCGAATTCCTCACTGATGTTGTTGGAAGCCAATTACATGTCATTTTCAAGAATGTTCTGTTCCTAACCCTGGCAGTGcctttattttctttttattcaAAATGACTGATCCCTAAAGGAAAGGAAACGTCAGCCATGTGTCACCATTGCTATTTCGGTAATTTAGTATATTATTTTCTAACCCAACCTCTATGTTGATGTTCGGGTTTAGCTTGATCTTGAAAAGGCATTAAGGAAAGTATATTATCAATTAAAATAACCGCATATTGGATTATAATAAGTAATTGAAAGTAAATTGAAAGTAAATGTTCAATCCCCCATTGATGATTTACAGCACAGTGGTAGAGGAGGAAAATATTTATACTGGGTGAGACAACCTTGAGGTGTTATCTGGGTTTACCTGTGACAGTACGAGAGGGAGCaaggagaggacactgtctggCAGTGTTGCTGTACAACTCAATAGGTCATGGCGCTGCCTTCCAAACTGGAacacaaagaaaatatatttttagcatTGAATCCCCTTTCCCAGTCACTTTGAAATGAGACTACCATCACTTCACCGATGAGAAAAAATATTCTCTAAAAAGGAAATTATAGATTAACATGTAAACCAGATTGAGACTTGATTTTCAGCTTGAAAGTTTGCATCTCATTGGAGTGGGTTGCCGTGGTGACGCTAATTGGTGAGCAGAGTGCAGTGTTGGTTGGGGCTAAACAATAACAGGACATGTATTAATAGATCAGTGGCTCTTCATTGGAGTGGCAGCCTTAAGATATGGAAAACAGGCACACTGAAGCAATAGGGTCCAATTGGGACTTAATCTCCCAGAGCAGACATCCCTCAGGGTCTCTATGCTGCCCCCTACTGATATGCAGCAgcagtgtgtgggtaaaatcactggggaagccataTTTGCGCATTgggaccgtgatatataggcctaaaggcagagacaataacACAGTGGacgaataaattcaaccacacctttgttttatcacaaaaccggatagctacctctgtccagtgaagtccacaaagcatattgcatgtaacaaacagttacatgacctacagcatggtcaagcaagttaatgtttctgacatttttggaccactaaacaactattgatttagaaccacagagagttaccgcaagtcacaaagaaaacaggagctgcctccactattccagcaccatttcaacttcaacatttcaacatcatcgagagcatcctgaccggttgcatcaccgcctggtatggcaactgctcggcatctgaccgtaaggcgctacagagggtagtgcgaacggcccagtacatcactcactagtgccaagcttcctgccgtccaggacctatataataggcggtgtcagaggaaagcccataaaattgtcagagactccagccacccaagttatagactgttttctctgctaccgcatggcaagcggtaccggagcgccaagtctaggaccaaaagactcctcaacagcttctacccccaagccataagactgctgaacaattcataaaaatcgccaccggacaatttacattgaccccccctcttgtacactgtttattctctatgcatagtcacttcgcccccacgtacatgtacagattacctcaactagcctgtacccctgcacactgactcggtaccggtgccccctgtatatagcctcgttattgttattcttattgtgttactttttattataactttttattttagtctacttggtaaatattatctgtactgttggttaagggcttgtaagtaagcatttcatggtaatgtctacacttgttgtattcggcgcatgtgacaaataaagtctaatacagtgacaactaaaagataccgaaacttatttagtccaatcaatataagctaaatatgatgtggctgtccatggttctgatttctgtgtgcgtgtgtgtgtgtgtgtatgcgtgttcgtgcaagtataaaaacatgttgactcaccctactaagagaaacaccaatgccatcctactctctttcatgttgaccaaactatcactctgtcatacactaCACacctttattttttgttgtcctaggctacctggttaaaatgcttgcttgctaccctaacttccattcatgggcaatgttagctagttaatattagccttctacatctagctactgtacatattgaacttccatcctctcagcccaggggcacaacaatgtatgaattaatggttggatcagaattgccatTATAATCATTAGCCATgaaggagaattaagtaaaaccacaagtccaaatctctaTCTcaatccatggctaatttaggaaggggacaattttagctagctagctagccaccagaggacaacaacacaacgagatacaacaattcaagtttttctgtcaatgacgtgtgctctcaatgggatttgataggagtgacgccaaaatccaggctggcttcccttgacacttttttttggtgtgccaggaccattcacagttaagcttgctcagtttagctcaacgctgattggcacattttttatacatttttttatcaaagGAGGCCAAACGCTCGCTGGCTTCCCATGCCTTCAATGCTatggcggcaacaatgtcatactcgtttggaccagacagcatcagatagatggcctacacgtagagagacagaggggcgctgtttgctcgctcagatgctttctcctgtgagatacattcagcctctcgcgaattgaaggaaaattatgaaacacagagtgacaaaagataaaaaaatataatttctgaaaaaataagtattggtcattTTTTGAGGGAAGCCAaagcttcccttggcatccatgaatacacaccactacttATATGTCATCTCTCAATGCAGTGCATGTCAGGAAAAGTGGGGGTTTCGAAAAGAGTGGGCATTTAGAAAGGATAAGAAGAAGTGGAGGTTTCAAAAGGTACCATATAAGGAGAGGTGGGGGTTTCTAAAGGAACCATATAAGGAGAAGTGGGGTTCATGAAAGGagtctttatttaatttttatttaactaggcaagtcagttaagaacaaattcttgtttataatgacggcctacacagTCCTGTGTGCATACGTTTTACGTATGGGTAgctccaggaatcaaacccacaactctggcaatacaagcgccatgctctaccaactaagtcACACAGGTTACGTTTAATCTTAAAATAAATTGCCCTTTTAATCAAGATAATTTGGTTTAATGAAAGTGCAATAATCCTGGACTATGAGCTTTAGTTAATTTATGGTCCTGTAATCAGCATACCCAGGGTGCGTGTCCGTCCCACTGAGTAATTTGAAGCCTAGTTATGACATTACGTACGGGCACATGACAATATTTCTCTTCCCATAGATGCCTGAGGCAGATGAGTTTGCCTCAGTAAATTACGACCAAGAGGCAGATGAGGGTGTAAACATGTCCAGACAGTGGGCTGCCAGTATGACTCAAAAGCTGTCCTCTTCCTGACACAATTAACAACTCCGCTATCTCAGCAGGGGGTTGATTCTGTGTAACCCACAAGGCCTACTGGCAGTGGATTGGTTTCACAATAGTGTAGAAATCAATACTTGTCCCCTGCATATTCTTCAAAATACACATGATGCCAACACTAAATATGTGTCCCTTTGAACTGACAGCATATCTATTTCATAGGTTCCTTGTGTACCACAAGGTTAAACCCCTAGTGAGCATGAGGCCACCTCTGTTGGGGCCGAGGCGACAGCTCAAAGCCTGCCTCGCCCGAGTTCACTTGCAGTCCACTGAATTGGGACGTACCGTGTCACCACCTAGGGCAGGAAGTGAGCCACATAGTGCACATGACTAAGCATTGAGTGTCATCGTAGTAAGAATTCCACCCTATCCTGGGGGTTAAAAGTGTCCTCATGAGTAGGGATTCATTGTTCTTGAGAGGGTTGCGATGGGGTAACTATATGCGCTGATGATGTGACATTGTGTTTGTCCTCGTGGTTGGTGTAGATGCAGTTTGATGCTAAGTAGCTGAGCCATGTCAAATCTGATCACGGTGCATGGACTCATTTGAGACTTGTTGGGACACATCTGTAGAAAAAAACTAACAGACATGGGAGGCAAAGCCTGTGATCTGATTGTTATCTGGATCATTCATGAGAAGACACAGACAGtggtgagataaaaaaaaaaaaaaaaatcctatcaGGAAATAGTAAGACTTAAAAGCAGTTCAGCACAACAGGAGTTAGAACAGAAGAAGTTGAAATGAAAAATCCTCAGATGTGTTGGAAAGAGGATTGTGAGGAATGGGAAAAAACTCAAATGTATGTGGAATAGAGAAAAAAATGGTATGTTACCACATTACACATTTATAACTTGAACCTCAATAAACACTCACTGACTCACCACCAGTTAGCCAGAGGAGGTCAACTGTATGGCTAAAAATAGCTGATAGTACTCGCCAGAATAAGCTGCTGGAAAAAAAGACAGGAAAAAAAGCCTCCTTTTCCATGTGTGTCTCAGGCCATATGGGTCTCACCGCACTCTGCACAAAAGAAAACCGTGTGAGACTGACTACTGCAGCACTGCAGAAAGAGGAGGGGGACTTCCTCATCCTTAACCcttcccccaccccaccccaaaaTTCCCCCATTTCAAACACTGTAACTTTCCCATAAGTCTAATAAATTCTCCAGTGGCCATGACTGAGAACTTCACACATGGTGTCTGACCCTCCCACTTCCCCTCCTGGACGGGCCCCTGTAGGGCCCAGGAAGCGGAGCGGGCCACTGCACTCAGCATTGGGTCAGTGGAGGAGGGGGCGGCTGGACCGGCCGACCGCAGACAGAAATAGCCTTCCGCTTGGCTGTTGGCATGCTGGGACTCATGGCGTGGGcctgggaggagggggggagtaTCTGTTTTGGTCTACAATCACAGTTGGGGAGTGCTGCTCTGCTTTCCAGATGGCAagtttccattcaaacaatgttaCTGGGAGAGTTTGAGGTCGTCATTTAGTCCAACTAAAATAACCTATGATAAAATAATGAGGCAGATACTACTGCAATGGCACAGATAtactacacaacacaatgacCTGTGCTCCAGTATTACCAAATAGGGATGTAGCCTATACCTCTTGATATTTTACTATTTCAAATtctagtatatacagtgccttcagaaagtattcatatttcatacttattccacattttgttgtgttacagcctgaattaaaatgggattaaatatatattttttctctcatactctacacacaatacccataatgacaaagtaaaaacctgtttttagaaaattttgctaatttattgaaaatgtaatacaaaatTATCaaatttatgtaagtattcacatccctgagtcaatacatgttagaatcccctttggcagtgattacagctgtgattctttctgggtaagtctctaagaattt
This window harbors:
- the LOC112081318 gene encoding uncharacterized protein, whose amino-acid sequence is MSQPSRHWQFERGDRSDDFCRHLQEGEEERGADVMLQRTGEEMRPSITLCPPPLFRSIGPSGLSASLPPHRRLRSIFRRSRAVLPANTHASEVSGTHTLQDLLSGTHINTLPHQLTHNDVVSEKDVHINTDSETQTQPKRLMSAHGLTVLEPPTGPLTDTLSFIVGAESRQQGGQPFSQDSPPLRTHIKGRARWGRAVSPLKMRDDLGTGEGGVKEKQKVKRRRRRLDCKGEDQANDRYVPSFTPETEGDGGLCQWLQSLGIRDREEEATSPNRSKQQQSGFRERMAGHREGYSHPAANHRRDRRPHFLPPICQSGSLLHVPLLLPENSPPPSPCTSPHAPFHPLPVPLLHSLPFRRK